In the genome of Rhodoplanes sp. Z2-YC6860, one region contains:
- a CDS encoding BolA family protein, protein MQVKARIAEKLSAAFAPQSLNVEDESHRHEGHSGHRPGGESHFRVHIVSEAFRGKSRIERHRMVNQILSAELAGGVHALAIHASAPGEPTAS, encoded by the coding sequence ATGCAGGTCAAAGCCCGGATCGCAGAAAAGCTCAGCGCCGCTTTCGCGCCGCAGAGTCTCAATGTCGAGGATGAATCGCACCGCCACGAAGGTCATTCGGGGCATCGGCCGGGCGGTGAAAGTCATTTCAGGGTTCATATCGTATCGGAAGCCTTCCGTGGGAAGAGCCGGATCGAACGTCATCGCATGGTCAACCAGATTCTTTCCGCCGAATTGGCCGGTGGCGTCCATGCGCTCGCGATCCATGCCAGCGCGCCGGGCGAACCCACCGCATCCTGA
- a CDS encoding J domain-containing protein yields MKFDSPLFDRIRVKPTEDRTRKPEEPCCQWQGCGNTATHRAPKGRTRENEYWRFCLDHVREYNSSYNYFSGMSEDAVLKYQKDAVTGHRPTWKMGTGNPQPGGNDFGPHAPHDPFNMFREFGARGSDTRTRTEPPQQRAVRNAERKALHELGLEEGAGKVEIKARFKILVKRHHPDVNGGDKATEDKLREIIQAYNYLKSVGAC; encoded by the coding sequence ATGAAATTCGATTCACCCTTGTTTGACCGCATCCGCGTCAAGCCGACCGAGGATCGGACGCGCAAGCCCGAAGAGCCGTGCTGTCAGTGGCAGGGCTGCGGCAACACCGCGACGCATCGCGCCCCGAAGGGCCGCACGCGCGAGAACGAGTACTGGCGTTTCTGCCTCGATCACGTGCGCGAGTACAATTCCTCCTACAATTATTTCTCCGGCATGAGCGAAGACGCCGTGCTGAAGTACCAGAAGGACGCGGTGACCGGGCATCGCCCGACCTGGAAGATGGGCACCGGCAACCCGCAGCCTGGCGGCAACGATTTCGGCCCGCACGCGCCGCATGATCCGTTCAACATGTTCCGCGAGTTTGGCGCCCGTGGCTCGGACACAAGGACGCGGACCGAGCCGCCACAGCAGCGCGCGGTGCGCAACGCCGAGCGCAAGGCGCTGCACGAGCTTGGGCTGGAAGAGGGCGCCGGCAAGGTCGAGATCAAGGCGCGCTTCAAGATTCTGGTGAAGCGGCACCATCCCGACGTCAACGGCGGCGACAAAGCCACCGAGGACAAGCTTCGCGAGATCATCCAGGCCTACAACTATCTGAAGTCGGTCGGCGCCTGCTGA
- a CDS encoding amidase, with the protein MSGSVWQGLMEASVDSMLAAYQARETDVRSVVRAYLDRIEAYDRRGPALWSLIAVNPDVMKEAEALDRAFAASGKLSGPLHGVPALIKDNVDVAGLPTTGGSRALAGWLPPRDATLVTKLRAAGAIILAKTTMSEFARGGIDNINSVLPGFARNPYNTAHATGGSSGGTGAALAANFGTIGIGSDTWGSIRNPSSNNAIVGLRPSRALVSRHGMMGLYDARDTVGPMARTVADLVALLDVIAGVDPEDPATAGAAGKIPPTFKTCLKANGANRKRIGVLRQAFPPGGSDPAVTALLDRAVADLRSLGAEIVDPLVVPEFDDHPARPHPQSEVRATLEKYLAKTGPGYPKTVADVMASQKFHPLHEAGLIAASTAPNPNEDPAVKKLEADEIRMREAYERAMTGAGVDFLVMPCASFPPKLNGDRNTTPAGSTTWIASGLHWPAIIVPMGYSHDDLPSGLQVVGRPWSDAALIEIAYSYEQATHHRHPPGTVPPLN; encoded by the coding sequence ATGAGCGGCAGCGTTTGGCAAGGTCTCATGGAGGCGAGCGTCGATTCGATGCTCGCCGCCTACCAGGCACGCGAGACCGATGTCCGATCGGTCGTTCGCGCGTATCTCGATCGCATCGAAGCCTACGACCGGCGTGGGCCGGCCCTTTGGAGCCTGATTGCCGTCAATCCCGACGTGATGAAAGAAGCCGAAGCGCTCGATCGGGCCTTCGCAGCATCGGGAAAGCTGAGCGGACCGCTTCATGGCGTGCCGGCTCTCATCAAGGACAACGTGGATGTCGCGGGTCTTCCAACGACCGGAGGCTCGCGCGCTCTCGCGGGCTGGCTGCCGCCCAGGGACGCAACGCTGGTGACAAAGCTTCGCGCCGCTGGCGCGATCATCCTCGCCAAGACAACGATGTCGGAATTCGCCCGAGGCGGCATCGACAACATCAATTCCGTCCTGCCGGGTTTCGCGCGAAATCCCTACAACACGGCGCATGCGACGGGCGGATCGTCCGGTGGCACCGGAGCAGCCCTTGCGGCCAATTTCGGGACGATCGGCATTGGCTCCGACACCTGGGGCTCGATCCGCAATCCTTCGTCGAACAATGCCATCGTCGGTCTGCGCCCGAGCCGCGCCCTGGTCTCGCGGCACGGCATGATGGGACTCTACGATGCGCGGGACACGGTCGGCCCGATGGCGCGGACCGTGGCCGATCTCGTTGCGTTGCTCGACGTCATCGCGGGCGTCGATCCCGAGGACCCGGCGACCGCGGGTGCGGCCGGGAAAATTCCGCCGACCTTCAAGACTTGCCTGAAGGCGAACGGCGCAAACCGCAAACGCATCGGCGTGCTGCGTCAGGCGTTTCCCCCCGGCGGCTCCGATCCGGCAGTGACGGCGCTGCTCGATCGGGCGGTGGCCGACCTGCGGTCGCTCGGCGCCGAAATCGTCGATCCTCTGGTCGTTCCGGAGTTCGACGACCATCCCGCACGGCCTCATCCTCAAAGCGAGGTGCGTGCCACGCTCGAAAAATATCTGGCGAAGACCGGACCCGGGTACCCCAAGACCGTGGCCGACGTGATGGCGTCGCAGAAATTCCATCCGCTGCACGAGGCCGGTTTGATCGCAGCCTCAACCGCTCCGAACCCGAACGAAGACCCTGCCGTCAAGAAACTCGAGGCGGACGAAATCCGGATGCGCGAGGCCTATGAGCGCGCGATGACGGGAGCGGGCGTCGATTTCCTGGTCATGCCGTGCGCAAGCTTTCCGCCGAAGCTCAACGGCGATCGCAACACGACGCCAGCCGGGAGCACGACCTGGATCGCTTCAGGCCTGCATTGGCCAGCCATCATTGTTCCCATGGGCTACAGCCACGACGACCTGCCTTCAGGATTGCAAGTCGTGGGCCGGCCGTGGAGCGACGCGGCGTTGATCGAGATCGCCTACAGCTACGAGCAGGCCACGCATCATCGGCATCCGCCGGGAACGGTGCCGCCGCTGAACTGA
- a CDS encoding MFS transporter: MATAAPSAIDETSWRYPGWRVVVACFLAAVCCWGFGLYGHGVYLTELNRLHGWPTSLISAGVTGFYFLTATVVVFISDAVARLGPKRVMLIGACSFGCGVALLGIIDALWQFYAAYVLMAIGAATMHVGAISNVVGLWFDKKRGLAISLALNGASSGGILVTPALVLAIAHFGFSHTILGATAIMAVILIPAIAFWIDRPAAHGASAAASAAPQWTRGAALRSRHFWNVAATFAMALTAQVGFLVHQIAILQPTIGRPQAGLSVGVLTVSAISGRLALGAFADRLDIRRFAALSLASQAAALFAIMWFSNTTALLVACALFGLSAGNVITLPSLVIQREFEAASFGMLVGLSWAITQFTYAFGPGVMGALRDLTGGYGAPIAMCIALDIAAVVLISLRRSPQRA, encoded by the coding sequence ATGGCGACAGCGGCGCCTTCGGCGATCGATGAAACTTCGTGGCGCTATCCCGGCTGGCGCGTGGTGGTGGCCTGCTTTCTCGCCGCAGTGTGCTGCTGGGGCTTCGGACTTTACGGCCACGGTGTTTACCTCACCGAACTCAACCGGCTGCACGGCTGGCCGACCTCGCTGATTTCGGCCGGCGTCACCGGCTTCTATTTCCTGACCGCGACGGTGGTGGTGTTCATCAGCGACGCGGTGGCACGACTCGGGCCCAAGCGCGTGATGCTGATCGGCGCGTGCTCGTTCGGCTGCGGTGTCGCGTTGCTCGGCATCATCGACGCGCTGTGGCAGTTCTATGCGGCCTATGTGCTGATGGCGATCGGCGCGGCCACGATGCATGTCGGCGCGATCAGCAACGTGGTCGGACTCTGGTTCGACAAGAAACGCGGGCTCGCCATCAGCCTGGCGCTGAACGGCGCAAGCTCCGGCGGCATCCTGGTGACGCCGGCGCTGGTGCTCGCGATCGCCCATTTCGGCTTCTCGCACACCATCCTCGGCGCGACCGCGATCATGGCCGTGATCCTCATTCCGGCCATTGCGTTCTGGATCGACCGGCCTGCCGCACACGGCGCAAGCGCCGCAGCATCGGCCGCGCCGCAATGGACCCGCGGCGCGGCACTCCGCAGCCGCCACTTCTGGAACGTGGCCGCGACCTTTGCGATGGCGCTGACCGCGCAAGTCGGCTTCCTGGTGCATCAGATCGCGATCCTGCAGCCGACCATCGGCCGGCCGCAGGCCGGCCTGTCGGTCGGCGTCCTGACCGTTTCTGCAATCAGCGGGCGGCTCGCGCTCGGCGCGTTCGCCGACCGGCTCGACATCCGCCGCTTCGCGGCATTGTCGCTCGCGAGCCAGGCCGCGGCGCTGTTCGCGATCATGTGGTTTTCGAACACGACCGCACTGCTGGTCGCCTGCGCGCTGTTTGGCTTGTCGGCCGGCAACGTCATCACGCTGCCGTCGCTCGTGATCCAGCGCGAGTTCGAGGCGGCCTCGTTCGGCATGCTGGTCGGGCTGTCCTGGGCGATCACCCAGTTCACCTACGCGTTCGGCCCTGGCGTGATGGGCGCCTTGCGCGATCTGACCGGCGGCTACGGCGCCCCGATTGCGATGTGCATTGCGCTCGATATCGCGGCCGTCGTGCTGATTTCGCTGCGGCGCTCGCCGCAGCGAGCGTGA
- a CDS encoding ArsR/SmtB family transcription factor encodes MKEGPDISIVAALIGNPACANMLMALLAGPALTATELAQEAGLSPSTVSGHLDRLLKASLVAVERQGRHRYFRLADPDVAMALEALMPVATRAGHVRVRTGPRDPELRRARTCYDHLAGDLAVKMFDQLVARRLLTRRGDELRLTREGRDFFECAGIDVEALDGSRRALCRPCLDWSERRSHLGGTLGAAVLDHVVARRWAVLEPKSRIVRFSPSGEQKMTAWFSR; translated from the coding sequence ATGAAAGAAGGCCCCGACATCTCCATTGTTGCGGCGCTGATCGGCAACCCGGCCTGCGCCAACATGCTGATGGCGCTGCTCGCCGGTCCCGCGTTGACCGCCACCGAGCTCGCCCAGGAGGCGGGTTTGAGCCCGTCCACCGTCAGCGGCCATCTCGACCGGCTGCTGAAGGCAAGCCTCGTTGCGGTCGAGCGGCAGGGCCGCCACCGCTATTTCCGCCTGGCCGACCCGGACGTCGCCATGGCGCTGGAGGCGCTGATGCCGGTTGCCACCCGCGCCGGCCATGTGCGCGTGCGCACCGGGCCACGCGATCCGGAATTGCGCCGCGCCCGCACCTGTTATGACCATCTCGCCGGCGATCTCGCGGTGAAGATGTTCGACCAGCTTGTAGCGCGCCGGTTGCTCACCCGGCGCGGCGACGAGTTGCGGCTGACACGCGAGGGCCGCGATTTCTTCGAATGCGCCGGCATCGACGTGGAAGCGCTGGACGGCAGCCGTCGCGCGCTCTGCCGTCCGTGCCTCGACTGGAGCGAGCGAAGAAGCCATCTCGGCGGCACTTTGGGCGCGGCCGTCCTCGACCATGTCGTGGCGCGCCGCTGGGCGGTGCTTGAACCGAAATCGCGGATCGTGCGCTTCTCGCCTTCCGGTGAGCAGAAGATGACAGCGTGGTTTTCGCGGTGA
- a CDS encoding 3-hydroxybenzoate 6-monooxygenase, which translates to MAVALRKNMSPVAIAGGGIGGLACALALARHGFRSLVLEQAAEFGEAGVGLQMAPNALSVLDALGVGEPAKRHALLIERLLMMDAVTATEVANVPLDGRFRARFGNPYAVAHRADIHGALLDGCRAQSLIELRNGSRVADFQQSGNGVAVFLESGERIEAAALVGADGVHSIVRKKIVGDGDPPPAGAVIYRATISVDEMPKDLQQPYPTFWAGPGWHMIYYPMRDWSVFNLGCTAVSNQTPPNDGEEVAPHHVMPLFAGSCAAPLRVLRIPKRFRRYVIRHRAPVENWTQGTTTLLGDAAHPMVQYIAQGAAMALEDAICLGNFAADCDGDFARAFQRYQDVRTVRTARVQISSLMMDRINHAKGLERKVRNSLFEGRTAEEFYDRLAWLYTPPPYVK; encoded by the coding sequence ATGGCGGTTGCTCTTCGCAAGAATATGTCGCCGGTCGCGATCGCAGGCGGTGGCATCGGCGGGCTTGCCTGCGCGTTGGCGCTGGCGCGCCACGGCTTCCGCTCGCTGGTGCTGGAGCAGGCCGCCGAATTCGGCGAAGCCGGCGTTGGCCTCCAGATGGCGCCCAATGCACTGTCGGTGCTCGACGCACTCGGCGTCGGCGAGCCCGCGAAGCGGCACGCCTTGCTGATCGAGCGGCTTCTGATGATGGACGCGGTGACCGCCACCGAAGTCGCCAACGTGCCGCTCGACGGGCGCTTTCGCGCGCGCTTCGGCAATCCCTACGCGGTGGCGCATCGCGCCGACATCCACGGCGCACTGCTGGACGGCTGCCGCGCCCAATCGCTGATCGAGCTTCGCAACGGCAGCCGGGTCGCGGATTTCCAGCAATCCGGCAACGGCGTCGCGGTGTTTCTGGAGAGCGGCGAGCGGATCGAGGCCGCGGCGCTCGTCGGCGCCGACGGCGTGCATTCCATCGTGCGCAAGAAGATCGTCGGCGACGGCGATCCGCCGCCGGCCGGCGCCGTGATCTATCGCGCCACGATTTCAGTCGATGAGATGCCGAAGGACCTGCAGCAGCCCTACCCGACATTCTGGGCCGGGCCCGGCTGGCACATGATCTACTACCCGATGCGCGACTGGAGCGTGTTCAATCTCGGCTGCACGGCGGTGAGCAATCAGACACCGCCCAATGACGGCGAAGAGGTGGCGCCGCATCACGTGATGCCGCTGTTTGCCGGGAGCTGCGCGGCGCCATTGCGCGTGCTGCGAATTCCGAAGCGCTTCCGCCGGTATGTGATCCGCCACCGCGCGCCGGTGGAGAACTGGACGCAGGGCACCACCACGCTGCTCGGCGACGCCGCGCATCCGATGGTGCAGTACATTGCGCAAGGCGCCGCCATGGCGCTGGAGGATGCGATCTGCCTCGGGAATTTCGCCGCCGACTGCGACGGCGATTTCGCAAGAGCGTTCCAGCGCTATCAGGACGTCCGGACAGTGCGCACCGCACGGGTGCAGATCTCATCGCTGATGATGGATCGCATCAACCATGCCAAGGGCCTGGAGCGGAAGGTGCGCAACTCGCTGTTCGAGGGCCGCACCGCAGAAGAATTCTACGACCGCCTGGCGTGGCTCTACACGCCGCCGCCTTATGTGAAGTGA
- a CDS encoding VOC family protein: MSEVLTRDRKETNSGDRVRFYGVHHLALNTDDMKMTVDFYVDVLGMRLVHAMKVPPGLGTGPGNRGNPPFEEIRHYFFDMGRDGLLAFFEMPKGKKQPGDRNALGAMQHVSFAVSPESQKRICERLKAAKVPFDGPMEILPGIFSIYVFDPNDIRLEFSCQPSNGEGEPLIVPQVTQTKDEALAELKTLTGDKSWLDRATAGLAD; this comes from the coding sequence ATGTCAGAGGTCCTGACCAGAGATCGCAAAGAGACCAATTCAGGCGACCGGGTGCGCTTCTACGGCGTGCACCATCTGGCGCTCAACACCGACGACATGAAGATGACGGTGGATTTCTATGTCGACGTGCTCGGCATGCGGCTGGTCCATGCCATGAAGGTGCCGCCGGGGCTCGGCACCGGGCCGGGCAACCGCGGCAACCCACCGTTCGAGGAAATCCGCCACTACTTCTTCGACATGGGCCGCGACGGACTTCTAGCGTTCTTCGAGATGCCGAAGGGCAAGAAGCAGCCCGGCGACCGCAATGCGCTCGGCGCCATGCAGCACGTCTCGTTCGCCGTGTCGCCGGAAAGCCAGAAACGCATCTGCGAAAGGCTGAAGGCCGCCAAGGTGCCGTTCGACGGCCCGATGGAAATCCTGCCGGGCATCTTCTCGATCTATGTGTTCGACCCGAACGACATCCGGCTCGAATTCTCCTGCCAGCCCTCGAACGGCGAAGGCGAGCCGCTGATCGTGCCGCAGGTGACGCAGACCAAGGACGAGGCGCTGGCCGAGCTCAAGACGCTGACCGGCGACAAGAGCTGGCTCGATCGCGCCACCGCGGGACTTGCCGACTAG